Within the Acidimicrobiia bacterium genome, the region CGGTCGGCAACCTTGCCGACCGCGCGTTTCGATCACCGGGCTTCCTTTCGGGGCACGTCGTCGACTTCGTGAAGGTCGGCTCGTTCCCGACCTTCAACGTGGCCGACAGCGCGATCACGGTCGGGGCGGTGGTCCTCGTCGTGCTCGCCTTCCTGCCGCGCGCACGCGCCCAATGAAGGCAGAGCCACCGGAACGGCTCGTGGTGCCGGCGTCGCTGGCGGGGGAGCGCCTCGACCGCGCGCTGGCGTTGATCACCGGATGGAGTCGACAGGCGGTGGCCGACCTCATCGGGGCAGATGAGGTGCTCGTCGACGGCCGACCGGTCGCTCGAAGTCTCCGCCTCGCTGGCGGTGAGACCGTCGAGCTGCTGAGCGAGCCTGGTGTGAGCGCGCCGCCGACTGGTGAGCCGGTCGCCTTCGAGGTGCGGCACGCGGATCCAGACGTGCTGGTCGTCGCCAAGCCCGCGGGCCTGGTGGTGCACCCTGGTCCTGGGCACGAGCACGGCACGCTCGTGCACGGTCTGCTGCACCGGTACCCCGAGATCGCGGGAGTCGGTGATCCCGCGAGGCCCGGGATCGTGCATCGCCTCGACCGCGACACGAGCGGCTTGCTGCTCGTGGCCCGGTCGCCGGTGGCATACGACACACTTGTACGGGCGATGGCCGCCCGCGAGATCGAGCGCCAGTACGTCGCCCTCGTATGGGGCGTCCCGGACGCGCCACGGGGCGTGATCGATGCGCCGATCGGGCGCTCGGTTCGCCGCCGCACGCGCATGGCGATCCGCGCAGCTGGGCGCGCGGCGCGCACCGGATACGAGGTGCGTGAGGAGCTCGACAACCGTCGGTTTGCGCTGCTCGACTGCTCACTCGAGACGGGTCGCACCCATCAGATCCGCGTGCACCTCTCGTCGATCGGTCACCCGGTCGTCGGTGACGCGACCTATGGGGGTTCGCGTGCCGACACCGGCGTGGAACGGCCGTTCCTGCACGCCGCAGCCCTGTCGTTGGACCATCCGGTGTCTGGTGAGCGCGTCGAGGTGCACGAGCCGCTCCCCGAGGATCTGGAGGCCCTCCTGGGCCGGCTGCGGGGGTCCGCCTCGCCCGGCAGTGTCGGAGTGGCGGGGTAGTCCTCCGACACCGCCGGGGAGCCGGTTTCGTGGGCACCCGGGCAGCACCGATCGGGGCGGATCCTCGCCTCGACCGTACGCCCGGCCAGGCAAGGGGCTTCTCCGGTCCGCACCAAGAACAGGTAAAGATCGCGACCCCACCGCGCCGACGCTCCGAGAGGCGAGAAATCGCGCCACACGGGACGTGGGGGGCGCCGAGGCGCCGTGAGCGGAGGGTGGACGATGCGGGTGCTGCTCGTCGAGGACGACGACACCATCGCGTCGCCGTTGCAGCGGGGACTGGCCCGTGAAGGGTTCGTCGTCGAGCGCCACGAGACCGGGGGCGGTGCGCTCCAGAGCGTCCGCGATGGCGCCAGCCCGGCGGTGATCCTCCTCGACCTCGGATTGCCCGACATGGACGGCTTCGACCTGTGCCGGGCGTTGCGCCAGACGACGGACGCTCCCGTCATCGTCGTCACGGCCCGGGGCGACGAAGTCGACCGGGTCGTCGGGCTGGAGCTCGGGGCTGACGACTACGTCGTGAAGCCATTCGGGCTGCGCGAGCTCGTGGCGCGCATCCGCGCCGTCGCGAGGCGCTCGTCCGTGCCCGCGGCGCTCCCGTCGATGCCGTCGCGGTTGGTGGTCGACCGCCGCACGCGTGAGGTCGCGTTCGACGGACGGGACATCGCCCTCACTCCGAAGGAGTTCGACTTGCTCGCGCTCCTCGCTGCTGATCCCGGCGCGGTGTGCACGAGGGAGCGGATCCTGGACGAAGTATGGGATCCGCACTGGTACGGGCCGACGAAGACGCTCGACGTCCATGTATCGAGCCTCCGCCGCAAGCTGGGTGACCCCTCGCTCGTCGAGACGATCCGTGGAGTCGGGTACCGGCTCCGCGAGGGCGAGGGCGCGGCCGCGCCGCACGCTGTCGCTGGTCAATGAGGCGGCGCCTGCTCTTCAGCTACTT harbors:
- a CDS encoding RluA family pseudouridine synthase; protein product: MKAEPPERLVVPASLAGERLDRALALITGWSRQAVADLIGADEVLVDGRPVARSLRLAGGETVELLSEPGVSAPPTGEPVAFEVRHADPDVLVVAKPAGLVVHPGPGHEHGTLVHGLLHRYPEIAGVGDPARPGIVHRLDRDTSGLLLVARSPVAYDTLVRAMAAREIERQYVALVWGVPDAPRGVIDAPIGRSVRRRTRMAIRAAGRAARTGYEVREELDNRRFALLDCSLETGRTHQIRVHLSSIGHPVVGDATYGGSRADTGVERPFLHAAALSLDHPVSGERVEVHEPLPEDLEALLGRLRGSASPGSVGVAG
- a CDS encoding response regulator transcription factor: MRVLLVEDDDTIASPLQRGLAREGFVVERHETGGGALQSVRDGASPAVILLDLGLPDMDGFDLCRALRQTTDAPVIVVTARGDEVDRVVGLELGADDYVVKPFGLRELVARIRAVARRSSVPAALPSMPSRLVVDRRTREVAFDGRDIALTPKEFDLLALLAADPGAVCTRERILDEVWDPHWYGPTKTLDVHVSSLRRKLGDPSLVETIRGVGYRLREGEGAAAPHAVAGQ